Part of the Sporosarcina sp. FSL K6-2383 genome is shown below.
GGACTACAATATTGAGGTAGAGTTTGCTCAGTTCGCCAACAGTGATGATATGCTACCAGCTCTTGCAGCGGGTGAAGTGGATATTGCCGGTGGCGTTTCAACGGCATCGTTCTTTAATGCAATTGCTCAAGGCATTGACGTTAAAATCATTGCTGATAAAGGTCATAACGTGCCTGGTAAATCCTATTTCACATTTGTCATTGGTAATCATATGGTCGATGTCATAAAAGAGTATAGTGATTTTAAAGGTAAGAAAATTGCGGTATCGTCACGTAATTCGATTGACGGCTATATTTACGAGGAAATGCTTAAGCATGCAGGCTTGACTGAAGATGATGTTGAGTTCGTACTCATGGGGGATTTTGGAAGTATGCTAGGGGCAATTGATGGCGGAACAATCGATGCCGCACTTAATATCGAGCCCCTCATCGCACAAGGTGTCGACCAAGGGTTCCATGTCCGATTCGGTGATGCAACTGATTATGCGCCTGAATCTCAAATTGCAATGGTACTCGGCTCCCCTCAATTCATGTCTGAAGAGCAGGATGTTTCATTGCGATTCATGTCTGCCTACTTGAAAGGTGTTCGTGATTATAATGATGCCTTTATTAAAGACATCGGTAAGGACGAAGTGGTCGAAATTATGACGAAACATACGGCATTAAAAGACCCCGCGCTATGGGATAAAGTAAACGTCACTGGACTTGATCCGGATGGCAAAATGTTCATAGACGATATTAAAAAGCAGTACGATACGTATAAAACAAACGGTGCTATTCGCGGAGATGTCGATTTAAGCAAAGCGATCGATACATCAATTACGGAGAAAGCGGTCGAAACGATTGGCGAATATGATCGTTAGGAAACACCGAAAGCGTAAGCTCCTAGGTGCTGAACTCTAGATGAAAAATTGCCTGTACCTTTTATTAGGTAACAGGCAA
Proteins encoded:
- a CDS encoding ABC transporter substrate-binding protein, with product MGKWMKSGWLLALFAVALVVGACSPKETTKPVPGGKAPVTVTEDYPSGDLAPLDERAKVVIAEDGAASGAGFYIAKEKGYFEDYNIEVEFAQFANSDDMLPALAAGEVDIAGGVSTASFFNAIAQGIDVKIIADKGHNVPGKSYFTFVIGNHMVDVIKEYSDFKGKKIAVSSRNSIDGYIYEEMLKHAGLTEDDVEFVLMGDFGSMLGAIDGGTIDAALNIEPLIAQGVDQGFHVRFGDATDYAPESQIAMVLGSPQFMSEEQDVSLRFMSAYLKGVRDYNDAFIKDIGKDEVVEIMTKHTALKDPALWDKVNVTGLDPDGKMFIDDIKKQYDTYKTNGAIRGDVDLSKAIDTSITEKAVETIGEYDR